TAGCTTTAGTCTTTAGCAAGCTAAACTATATTTCATCTATACAGTTAAACccaactaataaaaaaatacacagattgTTATCTTTACAGCAAAGCTTTAGTTGATCTTGCTGGTCACTATAATCCAACACCCAAGTCCCTGACGCAAGTGGCTCCTGGTGCCACTCTGACACCTGTTTTCTCGGCTGATAGCCGTTTCTTTAGCTGTCAGGACGCAGAGAACCGTTTACAAATTAAGCACTGGCTCCGAGAGACCCATGACTCCCATATAAACCATTTACTGATTTCCTGCACACAGATTTAAGGATTTCAAGTGTTgaaaaaaatgcacattatgTCCAATCCCagctaaaaagaaaaccatGTCATATTTTTGAGGATTGAGCAAACTAAAGTATGGAGTATGTAGTAGCTTCCTTACCAAGGATGAAGGGACCAGCTCTCTTGGCATTATTGCCAGATATCCCAGGACACTGCAGCTTGCTGGCCCTGCCTGATGTCTCTCCAGCCCCCCTCTCCGACGAGCGCCGCTTGGACATAGTGGAGCTctgcaaagaaataaatcagattAGAGCATGGGATAGAGTTAAAGGGTAAGTGCATGCATGTGACTACAAGGACACAACCTCTCAACTCAATAgcaaaaaaataacagtaaaccGGTAATCAAACAATGGTTGTCTAAACAGTGTGTTAAAAATACTTTACCCAGAGGCTTAGCAGTAGTACTATAGGCCAGCCGAGAGTAACCGTGAACTAAAGTGAAAAAAGGTAAAGTTCAGGGCAGCTCCTCCCAGCCTACTTTAAATATCCCTCCCATACATTTACCAACACCTCAGTGTGAATGTAAGGCCATTAGAGCTCCATTCACAATGATGACTGGTGGCGTCAAGGGTGACACCCTTAGTTTCAATCTCCCCAAAAGGCAATGTGAGTGTGTCACAATCTGCAATGTAAATGAAAACCTCTCACATGCAAATGCATTGAAGTAAAACAAGGTTCTCTTAAATTAAGCATTTTTAACTTACATCTCTGCAGAGACCCACATATCAACCTTAAGCTTTTCCTGATATAAGGAGGATAAGTTCAGAAAATCCTTCCGTTCTTAATCTGCATATTTTATCTAAAAATCTGTACAACCTGCTTATCTATGCAGATCTTCCTCTGAAAGGACATGCATGTTCAAcataagcagaaaaaaacaaatcaaattccAAGCTGCAAACCTTTACACTATGATAAGAAACAagattcacatgcacacattccctctcacacacaaaaaacaaaacagtggcaCAGTGTGACACATCATCATTACACAAACTACTTTAACCGCCACAGCAGCTCTACCTCCCAGAATTCAGAGGTATGTTTTGTTTACTGATACTGAGTTCCTATGTGATGAAACCTTGTCTGTTTTCCCTGTAACAGGGAAGTAGTGCCTTGAACCAAGAGAAATGATTCATTCTGCTGTCGTCCTGATTTTCCATTGGACAAAAATGCTTAAACGTCCAGGTGACAACACCAGTCAGAGTGTGAAATGTATCCCTAAGCCTCAGACATGCgtgaggaaaataaaacaaccatCAAGAAGTTAGGTCCATAAAAAAGACGACACAAAGTGCCATATCtcaagaaaaaaatgacactgaCTGATAGAGGTGGCCTGCATATTTTAGTCAAATACACAAAAGAGATGATTCAGACTAATAAAATTCAAAGTAATTCATAATCTACAAGATAGATGTGAGTTGACACATGCCAAATGAGATGACAAATGCCAAAAACCTTCAGAATACGTAACCAGTCTTGCAAGTGGAACAAAGTAGatcaatttgtttttctaatgaaTTACACCATCTTCCTGTTTCAAAACTATTCGTGCGCCACTCGCCAGTTGGCATTTTTGGGCAGAGAGGAGGCAGGACAGTTGGCAGTCAGTATGGGCTGATATGAAATCTCACTTCCATGAGGCTTTTTGTGATCCCAGACAGCAGACAGTGTCATCATCATGTCTCTCGCCCATCTGTCTCTATCTCCACTAGTCATCACCCACTGAGTCTGATGAGCTGAGGTTTTTTTGACAGCATTTATGGCGCAAGCCAGAGTGACACCAAGTCACGCTGCCAATAGTAAGAGAGCATCTTACTCTTGAGCATGCAAAGCAACAGATAATCAGCTGTTGCAATTCATGAGGGTCCTTTATAGGaaatccataaaaaaaaaaaaacttcatccAACGGTCAAAGTAGTTGGCAGAATCAACAATGCACATACTGCTTCGAGTGCtagaatatatattttaaattgttagtTTGAGTGCTGCAAATAAgcagatggaaaaaataaaaggtaTTCAATCTGTGacaaattcacacatttctAACAAGGTTATTTGTGATTGCACTTTTTATGCCAGATAGCATTTTGAAAACACTTCATTCATGCACCTTGAACTTATAACATGAACAACTGACTCATGGACAGAAACTTCAATTCAACAAATAGTAAACTAACCCAAGGCTATTCATCTATCTACTGAACACCAGCTGTAGTGCTGTGGAGCTGACCCTCAACACATCTAAAAAGCAAAGGTCAATGCAACCAACTAATACAGACTGACCTAAATGACATCAGCATGATGACAGCACACAGCTATCCTTTTCTGACACTGCTGTGCCTCTCTGCACAGCCAGTGATCTGGTAAGCAAGACTGCCTCTGCTTCTGACTGTACCAGAGGGAGGACAAGAACAGATACAGCCTCTGAATCATATCACACGAAAGGAGGAGAGACACGCTGCCGGTGCCCACGAGAAATGTGGGCTCCTTAAATAGTATCAGAACAAAACAACCACGTAGGTGTCTCAAGATCCACCCACCCAGACTCCATGCCACTTGTCTAGCTCTGCAACAACAGCTAAATTGCAAAATCAAGGTAGTATCAAGAAAACATAAGGAAACTTAAGCAGGTAGTAAACAAGTGAGTGGATTAAAAATGAAGCCAGCTAGACAGTATAATCCAAATCAATAAACCCACAAATAGATCAAACACAAAAGTCAGGACAAAAGATAAGGTCAAATATGATTCAATGGTGCTGGCTCACTGAAATGCCAATCAATCATGTCAGCTCATACAAGCTGTCCTACGCATAACTGCAGCTGTTTACTACAATACTGCAATAACGCCCTTGACTGCACAACAATGCTGTGGACACAAGGTCGCGCTCACTATAAAATAAttgcaagtacacacacacacacacacacagtctgtcacaCATTGTTTGGTGCCATTTTGCGACCACAAGGTCTGGACACAgtgcagttcagttcagttctggCAGCGAGCTGTGTAAAACGAGGAGTCGCGTAACGTTGGAGTGAAGCTGACGTTATGCTTCGCAACTTGTGCAAAAAACCAATTCCACAGACAGCTCGGTTTCTAACTCGGACAAGTAGGAGCTCCAGTGTTGTGCTCACAGCAGTTTCTATTTGACCGCCTGGAGACGTTTTAAGTCGCTTCACACGGCAATGTGGACAGCAGTCTGACCGAGGTGGCTCCTCAATCGGCgttaaaaacaagcacaaacgCACACATTACGTTACTCGCTCGTCAACTGCACATAATAAAGGGAGAATGACAAAGCTAAGAGCGAGTGCACGTACAAACCTAACTCACGTTAGTCCAACAACAACGCTGAGTGAATCCCCAGGCTGAGGACGCTGCCACAGCTTCAGGCACACCGGTCACACAAAGGGACTCACAACACAAGAAGGAGTTTAGCTTACGGTGCAAACTACACATAGCAGCCGTTAGCTATGTTAGCACCACTTTAGCGTGTACCTGACCATACCAGAAAGGCATTCGTGTAATTGCTGACGAGCGACGTTGGTTATCGCCAAGCTTGAGGCTACGGAGCAGCCGGGGAGGCCATTTAAACGCGGTCGTTTAACACTACAGCTGGCCAGCCGAGCCACAAAGCTAGATAGCAACGTAGTCGCCACCTCGCTTACCTCGAGCCAAAACCGCCGGGTAAAGTCTGCGCTGTCTCCTTACCACATGGACATTTCGTGGGTAAACTCTGGTGGATATGCGGAGCGTCTCGCGTACGCAGGAGAGCCAACAGAGGGTTGGTTTCGGATTGTTTAGCCTCTGTTACCGAAATGAGCAATTAAGGAAAAGCCTCCGCTCATCGCTGATCGCATCTTTCCACAGCGACAGCGCCACCTGACAACGGAAATGACGCACACAGTTACATGATTGACAGCCGCCGTCGACCAATGGCAGCAGCTGTCTGTTTTCCTAGGAAATGGTTGCGCACTGATGATGAAATTCTTTGCATAGTCTAATAAAAGTCGAGCATTTCTCACAGTAGTTGCAAAATAAGGTCCGtttctttattgtttattttgtcagtgcTGGAAAATTTCAAAACTTATTAATCAAGTTTAGTTCCCTTACAGATGTCAGTGTTGACATGCATACAATGACATCATAATGTCATAGTTATTTATTGTGTAATGTACCCAGCATACAAACATGGTTAAAACTACCCAGCTCTCTGGACTTATGAGGGTTTGTAACACAGCAGTGGTAAAATGTtcaacaaaggaaaaaacaaaatacaacgTTTCTCAAACACAAGTGCTCTGTAATAATCCAACCAAAGAcgtaataaaaaatgaagatggtgcaaattttaaaaagttggaGGGCATCATTAGCATCAAGTATTATTTGCAATCAAACATTAACTAAACACAAGTAGCAGTAGTACAAGGTATAATGTTGTATGGCCAGATAGAAGATATCTGACATAAATATGGCCCCTTATTTGCCCTATACATATTACCTTCTGTTCCATTAGCTATATGACTCAGTGAAACTGTATCACTGAGTTCagtgattcaattcaattcatctGGTAcatgcttcatttttttttctaatagtTGTAATTGCATAGAATTACATTACAAACCTAAAACCACTTTCTTACACATTTACCCAGCAAGCACATTTTTGAAAGACAGTGACATTTAGTAAAGCCCACCTGTTCCCAATTTAGACGCACCGATTAACCCTAAATTCCACCCACAGCTACCAGTTTCCAACCAGTAGGCAGgtgtgacagacacagagagggcaATCTAAATGGCAGAGGGTTCTTCGAGTTGCACTAGTCTTCCTGCCTTGACTCAGCATAGCACATGCCCCCAGCCACATGAAACACTGTGTGGCTTTACAGTGTCCTGCCCACAGCCTTTCAAAGAGGAAACTGAATCATACCTTAAAACTCAGGCTCTATGAGAGAAACATGCTTTAGAAACTCTGACATGCATAAGGAAACTTAGGTAGACTGGACTTTAATTTGTAAATTCACACAGTATTGGTGTAATATTACTTATGGCCCAATCTGTGCAAATGTAGCCTTTACAGCACTTTTTAAAGGGAAAAGTCTCTTGTTGTTATTTGTTAGTTTTGACTATGGCACTAAGATAAAAGTGcacacataaattaaacatgtagGCAAcaaattttataaaaaatattttagctattttttatttttaagtcttGCAGGGTGGCTACCACGAGttctggtttctgtttgttttgcaggtaGACCGTGTGCCTCAGGGTATgtagtgttttttgtctctcCTTTGCCAAGATTATTAGGAAGGTCTCACCAGAATCCTCCTCCCTCAGATCAATTCAGAGAAATGTCTCAGCATGTTTTGCCTGCACGGTatgcagcatgtttgtgtgtgtgagagtggtTGAATGGGGGAGTGCAGACTATCACAGTCTCACTTTGACTTGTCTGCAGGCAGGTTGCACACAAATGTCATGGGTACAGGTAGCTGTTACTATAACAATTCTGCACAGGACTGGAGCCTAGTTGTGCAAAATATTCAAGCATATTATGAAAAACCTTGACCTTACAATCACACCTATAATCAATGTGTgcatttttaagaaaaaaatgtctgaCTGCATCAATAAATACCCTGTAGAAAAGCATGTCAGTCGGTTTTTGACAGTACATGTTTAGAGGTTCTTCAGCCCCCCCTACTGTTAGATTTGCTCAATTACATCAAGCTGTTACAAGTCTCATGCCATTATTAACACTCAATTGCATCAGTTTCCAAGCCAATAATACAGTTCATACTGTAatgcataaaaacatacatttcaaatgttgttctgctgtttattaaaaaTCCTACATTGCACATTTAACAATTTGAATACTGCAGCAATATGCACCTCCctatacaaagaaacaaatataaacaataaattaagtatacaataaaaatatttacatattggACATACACTTATTTTGCATTACGTTGGGTTATAATTATGTACTTATCAATGAGCATATTTCTGGGCCATATCTCAACATTCAGAGATATGTCAGGGTAGTGGAAAATATCTTCTAAGTTGTTCCTCGTACAGTAGgagtgcaagattttttttttaccaaaataaacatttgaggGAATCTGAATAGAAGGAGCACTTGGGTTTCTTCTGATTCCCCCACGGTATTTTTAATGACTTGCTCATTAGAAAATGTTATCAAACTCCCTCTTCATAAGAtctaataaacaaacaaagaattATGGATGGTAAGCTGAAAAATCCTTTAAAGCTGGCATTTCAGAGAAATTACCACATGTGAAATGAATGTGCATTTTGCATACAGCAATGCGGTCTGAgtcatatttataaaaatgtgacaTCTTCACTTACAGATGTTTTGCTATTACTGCCTACACAGTCAACACACCGATAGAGGCCTATTTCGAACTGAAACCGAAACACACTACTGCAGTGTATTACAATTTAAAGCTCGGATGACCACACATTATCTGATGTTATCTATGGAAATTTGCAATTGGTCATCTGACAACTGTTAGAAACACCTGACCATATCTGCTTATTAAAAGCACCCACAGAAGAAGGTTTTCTGTCTGCATGTGAGGTTGCTCCAGCCTATTTGCAGGTGCAGACAGCAGACTAGTCTTTAGTTGACTGTTGATGATGCACTGTGCTCTCCACCTTGGGCTTTTCTGTCAGGATTACTCTGTCACAGACCATCCATCATGGCCAGAAGGTCATCTCCTTTGCTGCTAGCACTTGGAGACTGCTCTCCAGAATCGGTGAACTCTCCCATGATCTTGGCCAGCTCAGCATTGGCCTGTTGGTCCTAAAAGACAGTGTTATCAACCAATCACATTGTTGGAGTGGTCATCACAGGAACTAATCCCTCTTTAAAGTAAATCCCTGTTGGACCAGAAAAGCCTCAGATTTCTGATCATTACTTGCACAATATTACAGTCCATCATCAAGACGAAGGCAGAACCAAAATCAGGACAACAAAGAGGATAAATAAGCTGACTAGCTTTCTGCAGATTGTGTGGACACAAGGCATGGAGGGGTCATCACTAGCCACCTTATAgacaaacaaattacatttccaAGAAGTCATTTCTTGACTATTTTACTATCAATCACATCTGTCTCTTTCCCAACTGGAGTAATTTTTTATCAAGAGCCCTTCTTCAGGATCAGTTGTGTTAGGCATAAGAGTGTCTTATGGTTTGAGCAGCAGAACAATTCTGACACTTTCAAGTTTTCTAGCCTGAACTTGCCCCTAAGTAACAGATGTTTGTTTGGATTATTTGTCACAAAATAATACAACTACTTTAAGAGGTCAGATAACTGAGATTTACCTTTGTTGCTTGGATGTTTATAACTCCATATGAAAGTTCATCTGGCCTTGTTATTAATGCCTCTCTGTGATAAGAGAATTATGATGTTAGTTTTGAGCAATTAAAGTTAAATACTTATTTTTTCAGAAGCAGCTTAAATATTTGATTGTCAGAgccaaacacaacatttattataaacacacaaacaactcactcttcctcctcatctgtgGCAAAAAGATTGACTCGGAAACCACtgtctgcatttcctgctttcTGAACTTCCAACCCCCCCATTAATTTGGCCAAAAGATTCAACTCCTCTTTAGCCAGAGGGTTGGGAGCAGCACTGACCTGTTGACACACAGTAGATTGTTTACTTCAGGATATTTGTGTTAAACTTGTTATTTGTGAGATCCTGCTCCTGATGATGACGCACAAGGAAGTAGAGTACTGTTCTACATCAGGACGACCTTATCAAATTCCTGTTCATATCATGTACTGGAAAtaatcattaaaatgtcatcTGTTCAAGACATTCTAAACTCTGCATATTTCCAGTGCTTACAGTAAAACTGGTTTCACCTTAGTGTGCTGAGCAGAACTTTTAGATGTTCCTGACATGTGGGTTTCCACTGGACGGCTTACACTGTACCTAAatgaaaagatggaaaagagggagaaaccAAAGTGGTAAAGAGCCCCAGGTATTTAAACCTCCATAAAACCACAGAGGGTCCAGTGAGCCCGAGGGTTACGGTGAACACTACAAACCTATCAatacaatgacaatgacaaagagTCACTAACCCACCACCACTGCAAAAAACCATCAAGTCTTACATGTTTGTGCCAAGTTTGGTGACCCTGTCCCCAAAGATCTCAAAAGATCCTTCCCGGAGAGCAGCGGTGTAGTTCCCTCCATTACTGAACTGCAATCTGGTCACCTCCTCACCAGTACAGCTAAACATCCTGGAAGTAccatacacagaaacattatgGATAAACAAGCTTACAGTGCCTCTGTTGTCTATAATGAAAGTCATTTCCCTTTAGTTTTTAATTGCTTTTAATACTTTAACACGGTTGAAGCTCAGATGTTGCTGCCTATGAGCTCTTGTTTTCTCAGCGtattaaatgtttcactgtgcACATACAACCCTAGTAATCTGATACAAGCTAAACACATGATACATCTAAAATTAGAACGCAAATACTTGTTCAAGCAAAACTCTGTAATGCAATTAGCTGCAGTTAGGCCTACTTAACATAAGGTTACAATGCCTGGGTACAATCAGAAGCCAGACTataagacaaaagaagaaaggaaaagccGAAAGACGAAAGGCAAACATTAAATAAGAAAGACCAAAGATTCACTGTACAATCCATGCCATTTTAATCTCACCGTTACATATCGCTATGACTCTTTAGTGTCAAAAGTGTTTGGGTGTGAGGGAGAGGAGCTGTATAACTTGGTACCTTATCAAGCCAGGGACCTGAGTTCCATAAGGCACAGGACCACTAGTAGGAAGGACAAAACGACCATTGGAGTTCTGCACCTTGTCCTTCAGGAAAATAGACACCTAGCAAAGCATGAATGAATGTGATGAATATAAAACACCTCCAAAAAAGGAATATTctctaaatgttaaatgtcagacTTACCCTTATATGCATGTCTTGGAAAAAAATTAGAAGAGTTTGTCTAATCAGCTGGAATTCCCCATTTGATAAGGATGTATACATCTGAAAAGTACaaataagaattaaaaatagcaaaatctgtgaaaatgagaaaaaagtaattttattcttgtatctgttttctctgtcttgctTATTTTGACGTGTCTGATATTTGAGCTGTCATGAGGCTGTGACAATTCAAAAGTTGATACGTTTCCTCTTCTTGGCCAAGCTGTATTATACAGAACTTTTTTCAATcttgtctggaaaaaaaagcagtgacTGAAAATGTATCACCAGCGATGTGTGCGTAAAATCAGTTCACACTTCACAGCTGACTGTGCATGACTGAATTCTTATAAAAACATTGGTATTTTTACATCCTTAGCTGCTTCACTCTcttctttttacagtttgattGTTTTAGGGGCCTGTTTTATATTGTAACTCCTTGTAAAAAATTTACCTAATTCACTCACACCAACACAGTGCAGGAAGCACCAATAAGCCATGTATGCTGCTGTAATGCTGCTGCCCATTTCTGTGTGACAACAGTGAAGTTGCACACTTACCTCTATGAGTTGCCTGTATGTCTCATCAACCTGGCTGAGAATGCTGGGAGTGTCTTTGACAAAGTCCTTTATTGCATCCATGTGGTTGAAGGACACCAGGAGAATGTCTTTAGGTCGCAGACATAGAAGCACCTGGTACTTGAAAGCCATGGTCATCAAGTCATAGAGCTGTAACGAAAGACAGCTTTTgaataaaaaacagcagagggagcCACATACAACAACATTTTACTATGGGTCTATACTTCAGGATTACTACTGTACCATGTTTGAAGGCAACAAAACAATATGATAAATGTGTTGCATAAAGAACTGGTTGATTTTTAGAATTATTTAACTGTAACAAAGCACATTCAACTGTGCTGTATTAGAAATtgaaaaaaagg
This genomic stretch from Anabas testudineus chromosome 16, fAnaTes1.2, whole genome shotgun sequence harbors:
- the oscp1b gene encoding protein OSCP1 — translated: MSSRTLPLLFINLGGEMLYILDQRLRAQNIPADKAKKVMNDIITTMFNKKFLEELFKPQELYSKKALRTVFDRLAHASIMRLNQASMDKLYDLMTMAFKYQVLLCLRPKDILLVSFNHMDAIKDFVKDTPSILSQVDETYRQLIEMYTSLSNGEFQLIRQTLLIFFQDMHIRVSIFLKDKVQNSNGRFVLPTSGPVPYGTQVPGLIRMFSCTGEEVTRLQFSNGGNYTAALREGSFEIFGDRVTKLGTNMYSVSRPVETHMSGTSKSSAQHTKVSAAPNPLAKEELNLLAKLMGGLEVQKAGNADSGFRVNLFATDEEEEEALITRPDELSYGVINIQATKDQQANAELAKIMGEFTDSGEQSPSASSKGDDLLAMMDGL